A part of Caldicellulosiruptor owensensis OL genomic DNA contains:
- a CDS encoding family 43 glycosylhydrolase — MPRPPAPLFRDPIYDGAADPTIIYNHLEKSWWILYTNRRANMRLPGKAFMHGTDIGIAESRDGGRTWLYRGTIDLRYGRGRNTFWAPEVIFYEGEYHMYVSFVHGVPQDWNADRYILYCKSKNLWDWEFICKLELSSNKVIDACVFHMPDGTFRMWYKDEVDHSYIYVAESTNLKDWKVLGPALTDRPQEGPNVFWWKGKFWMITDPWCGLGVYSSEDTTVWHRQENILDKPGKREDDGQIGHHADVLVIDDETAYIFYFTHPEGMEGTEEFWKDNRYWRTSLQVAKLEYVDGKIVCDRDKEFDFYLSDLF; from the coding sequence GTGCCAAGACCACCAGCGCCTCTTTTTAGAGACCCAATCTATGACGGTGCGGCAGACCCCACCATCATATACAATCACCTTGAAAAAAGTTGGTGGATTTTATACACAAACAGAAGAGCAAACATGAGACTTCCGGGCAAAGCGTTTATGCATGGAACAGATATAGGGATTGCTGAGTCAAGGGATGGTGGCAGGACATGGCTTTATAGAGGTACTATAGACCTTCGATATGGCAGGGGCAGAAACACCTTCTGGGCACCTGAGGTGATATTCTATGAAGGGGAATACCATATGTATGTAAGTTTTGTACATGGTGTTCCACAGGATTGGAATGCAGACAGATACATTTTGTACTGCAAAAGCAAGAATCTGTGGGACTGGGAATTTATCTGCAAGCTTGAACTGTCTTCAAACAAGGTTATTGACGCATGCGTTTTTCATATGCCAGATGGAACTTTTAGGATGTGGTACAAGGATGAAGTAGACCATTCATACATATATGTAGCAGAGAGTACCAATCTAAAAGATTGGAAGGTTTTAGGACCAGCTTTAACTGACAGACCTCAAGAGGGGCCAAACGTCTTTTGGTGGAAGGGGAAGTTCTGGATGATAACAGACCCGTGGTGTGGACTGGGAGTTTATTCTTCAGAAGATACAACTGTTTGGCATAGGCAAGAAAATATTTTAGATAAGCCGGGAAAGAGGGAAGATGATGGACAAATAGGACATCATGCTGATGTTCTTGTAATAGATGATGAGACGGCTTATATATTCTACTTTACACATCCTGAAGGAATGGAAGGTACAGAAGAGTTTTGGAAAGACAATAGATATTGGAGAACATCTCTTCAGGTTGCGAAGCTTGAATATGTGGATGGCAAAATTGTGTGTGACAGGGATAAAGAATTCGATTTTTATCTTTCGGATTTATTTTAG